In a genomic window of Aggregatimonas sangjinii:
- a CDS encoding YybH family protein, translating into MKKITSMLVAILCLSVISCKSQNTKNDPAMEKEIKDVVIAFAKAGEERNIAAYDELFHEDFRVIANRYPTPDKTSIIPAAGYIALITKGVIGGNKLEVKFNDIAIAEHSATVRAHFKDENGGGQLVTILLVKNQEDKWQMIADMATQIKK; encoded by the coding sequence ATGAAAAAAATCACATCAATGCTCGTTGCCATTCTATGCCTGAGCGTAATAAGTTGTAAATCACAAAACACAAAAAATGACCCAGCTATGGAAAAAGAAATTAAAGATGTAGTTATCGCTTTCGCGAAAGCGGGAGAAGAAAGAAATATAGCTGCTTACGACGAACTCTTCCACGAAGATTTTAGGGTGATTGCCAACCGATATCCAACGCCGGACAAAACCTCTATAATACCAGCAGCCGGATACATCGCACTTATTACCAAAGGAGTAATAGGCGGAAATAAACTTGAAGTAAAATTTAACGATATAGCTATTGCAGAACACTCGGCTACCGTGCGTGCACATTTTAAGGATGAGAACGGTGGTGGACAATTAGTGACCATATTATTAGTGAAAAATCAAGAGGACAAATGGCAGATGATTGCTGATATGGCTACTCAAATCAAAAAGTGA
- a CDS encoding Crp/Fnr family transcriptional regulator, protein MKAESQILRNTLNQFNILTDDEFEQFLNVTDLQQFKKKEYLLRQGNYHSGLFFVIEGVVGLYELMNDKEVYLDFFLTTSFATDLESLTSQTVARKNLVALDDCKTFFLSRKELLKLYDVSPAYERLGRKMLEHIVTQQRKLTSVIKTLSPKEQYEYIENNRPELLQMVSLSHLASYLGLARETLSRIRAKG, encoded by the coding sequence TTGAAGGCAGAAAGTCAAATTCTTCGCAATACCTTAAATCAGTTCAATATACTGACAGATGACGAATTTGAGCAATTTCTTAATGTCACTGACCTTCAGCAATTCAAGAAAAAAGAATATCTACTGCGCCAAGGCAATTATCATAGCGGATTGTTCTTTGTAATTGAGGGCGTAGTTGGTCTTTACGAGCTAATGAATGACAAGGAAGTGTATCTTGATTTCTTTCTTACTACCAGTTTTGCAACAGACCTTGAGAGCCTTACCTCACAGACGGTAGCCAGAAAAAACTTGGTGGCACTAGACGATTGTAAAACCTTCTTTTTATCTCGTAAGGAGTTGCTAAAACTATATGACGTTTCCCCTGCATATGAACGTCTCGGGAGAAAAATGCTCGAGCATATAGTAACCCAACAACGCAAACTCACCTCGGTAATAAAAACGCTGTCACCTAAAGAGCAATACGAGTACATAGAAAATAATAGGCCAGAATTACTTCAAATGGTCTCTCTTTCTCATCTAGCATCCTATCTCGGTTTGGCACGCGAAACCTTGAGCCGAATTCGAGCCAAAGGATAA